The following is a genomic window from Micromonospora cathayae.
GGCGGTCCGGTGGTGGCTCGCGGAGGTCAGCCGGCGGTCCGGTGGTGGCTCGCGGAGGTCGCCGGCGGCCGGCAGTGGCCCGCGAGGTCAGCCGGCGGTGCCGTGGTGGCCTGCGCGGAGGTCAGCCGGCGCTGGCGGTGGCGAGTTTGAGGCTGAAGCCGAGGAAGAGGGCGGCGACGCCGGTGGTGGCGGTGGCCGTCAGGCGACGGCGCGTCCGGAACTGGGTGGCCAGGAAGGTGCCGGCGAAGATCAGGGCGGTCAGGTAGAGCGCACTGGTCACCTGGACGATCAGCCCCAGCGCCAGGAAGGAGAGCGCCGGCCAGGGGTAGGTCGGCTCGACGAACTGGATGAAGAACGAGATGAAGAACAGGATCGCCTTCGGGTTGACGATGCTGATCAGCAGCGCCCGCCGGAAGGGGGCGCGCAGCGCGGCCGGCTCGGCGCTGTCGATCAGACGCGGCGTGGCCGGGTCGTGCCGGGTCCGCCAGCGCCGCCACGCACCGCGCAGCATGACCAGCCCCAGGTAGCCGAGGTACGCCGCGCCGGCGTACTTGATCACCAGGAAGAGCGGCGGGTACGCGGTCAGCAGCGAGGCCACCCCGGCCGCGGAGAGCACCATGAGCAGCGCGTCGCCGACGAAGACCCCGGCGGCGGCCCGGTACCCGGCACCCACCCCGCGCCGGGCGGCGGTGGAGAGCACGAAGAGCGAGTTGGGACCGGGCAGCAGCACGATGGCCACGGTGCCCAGTACGAAGGTCCAGAAGTCGGTGATGCCCAGCACGTCGGCCATCATGACGCCACGGGTGCCACCGGACGAAGCCTTTCCCGCAGCCTGCGCTGTGCTTCCGGCCACTCGTCGACGACCATCGAATACTGCACGGTGTCCCGCCAGGAACCGTCGGGGCGCTGCCGGTGCATCCGGAGCACCCCCTCCCGGTGCGCGCCGAGCCGGGCGATGGCGCGCTGCGAACGCTCGTTGCGGATGTCGGTGTGCCAGACCACCCGGACCGCGCCCAACTCGTCGAAGGCCCGCCGCAGCAACATCAGCTTCGCCTCGGTGTTGACGCCGGTCCGCCACCAGGGCCGACCGAGGAAGGTGTAGCCGATCGCCACCGATCGCTGCGTCGGGTCGACCTCGTAGAAGGAGGTGGTGCCGACCACCGCGCCGGTCACCGCGCACCGCAGCACCCACGGCACCCGCTCGCCGCGCGCGTGCATGAGCAGAGCGCTGCGGATCACGTCCCGCATGCCGACCGGACCGTCCGGCTGCGGACCGCCCAGGTGCCGCCAGACCTCCGGATCGGCGGTGGCGGCCCACAACTCGTCGGTGTGCGACTCGTCGAGCGGCGCGAGCCGCACGTGGTCGCCCCGCATCGGCACCGGGTCGAGCCAGGGCGACCGGGCGGGCCGGAGGGCGTCCGGCACCGGCACGCTGACCCCGGCGTCCGGCTCGGGCAGCCCGCGTTCCCGCCGCAGCGGCACCACCCCCGCCCAGTACGGCAGCTCCAGGTCGGTCGGCTCGTCCTGGACGCCGCCGGTGCGGGCCCGGACGGAGACCTCGCGCAGCGGCAGGGCCAGGACGGCGGTCTCGGCCAACTCCCGGCGGCTCGGCGGACGGCTCTGCGCGGCCCGGCCGGCGGCGACCTTCTCCACCAGCGCGGCCAGCACGGTGGCCTTCTCCTCGGCGTCGGTGACCAGGTGGGCGACACCGTGCGCGACCACCGAACGGTAGTTGGCGCTGTGGTGGAACTGCGAGCGGGCGTAGACCAGACCGTCGAGCAGGGTGACGCTCACGCAGACCGCCAGCCCGGCCGGGCCCCGGGCGGCGAGCAGCGGCCGGCTGCCGGTGGACCCGTGCAGGTAGAGCGTCTCACCCACCCGTACGTGCAGGGTGGGCAGCAGGCGTGGCTCGCCGTCGACCACGAACCCCAGGGTGCAGTGGTACGCCTCGTCCAGTACGGCGTGCGCGGCGGCCCCCTCGTAGCTCATCCGGTCGCGGGCCCGGTGGGGGGTGGTCCGGGCGGTCGGCGTGTACATGTGACATCCCGCCTTTGTTCTAGTACATTCCCATGACTGTGGCAGTACGTTATCAGATCACCGGCGGCACGGCGGCCGAGATTTCGGCGAGCGTCGAATCGGGCATCCGCGACGGCGCGCTCCCGCCGGAGACGAGCCTGCCCCCGGTCCGGGCCCTGGCCGCCGCGCTCGCGGTCAGCCCGGCCACCGTCGCGCGGGCCTACCAGGAACTGCGGCAGCGAGGGCTGGTGGCGACCGCCGGCCGGCACGGCACCCGGGTCCGGCCCCGGCCACCGGTCGCCAGCCGGCGTGCCGCCCTGCACCCGCCGCCGGTCCCCGGCACCCGTGACCTCTCCCGGGGGCAGCCCGACCTCCGGCTGTTGCCGCCACTCGGCCCGCACCTGGCCCGGCTCGCCGAGCGGATCGGTCCGGCGGTCGGCTACGCCACCGGTGGGGTGCTGCCCGAGCTGGCCGACGTCGCCGGCAGCCGGCTGACCGCCGACGGGGTCCCGGCGGGGGAGATCACCGTGACCGCCGGTGCGCTCGACGCCATCGAGCGTCTCCTCGCCGCCCACCTGCGTCCCGGTGATCCGGTGGCGGTGGAGGACCCGGGCTGGGCCAACCTGCTCGACCTGGTCGCCGTGCTGGGGCTGCGGCCGGTAGCGGTGCCGGTCGACGACGACGGCCCGACCGTCTCCGGGGTACGCGACGCGCTGGCCCTGGGCGCGCGGGCGCTGATCGTGACCAGCCGCGCGCAGAACCCCACCGGGGCCGCCGTCTCCGCCGGCCGGGCCGCCGCGCTGCGCGAGCTGCTCGCCGGCCGACCCGACCTGCTGCTGATCGAGGACGATCACGCCGCCGAGCTGTCCCAACTGCCGCTGCACCCGCTCGCCGGGGCCACCCCGCGCTGGGCCTTCGTCCGCTCGGTGAGCAAACCCTACGGGCCCGACCTGCGGCTGGCGGTGCTCGCCGGGGACGAGGCCACCGTGGCCCGGGTGGCCGGCCGGATGCGAATCGGACCCGGTTGGGTGTCCACCCTGCTGCAACGTCTGGTGCTGGCGCTCTGGGCCGATCCGGCGACCACCGCGCTGGTCGCCCGGGCCGGGGAGAGCTACCAGCGGCGGCGGGCCGCCCTGCTCGCCGCGCTCGCCGGGCACGGCCTCACCGCCCACGGCCGCAGTGGCATCAACGTCTGGCTGCCGGTGCCCGACGAGACCGGCGCGGTCACCGCCCTGCGGGACGCCGGCTGGTCCGTCGCGCCCGGCGCGCACTTCCGGATCGGTGCCCCGCCGGCGGTCCGGCTGACGGTCAGCTCGCTCGACGACGGCGAGATCGGCGAACTCGCCGACGCCGTCGCCCGGGCGCTACGCCCCACCCGAACGGACGGCTTCACCGCGTGACCGCCACGCCCATCCGCTGCGCGGTCGGCCGGCCCGAGCCACCCGGCCGGGCCGGCTCTGCCGCGTGACCTGCCGCGCGACGGTCCGGGCACACCCGACCCGACCTGCGGCGGGGAGATCGGGCTCCGATCGGTCGGGCGGGTCGCCCGCGTGATCGCGGGACGAACGGGTACAACATTCGCCATGTCCGAACAGACCGCGACCGCCCCGGGCGCCCAGCAGTTCATCCCGCCGCAGGCCGACACCCTCGACCAGTTGCGCGCCGCCGCGACCGGCTGCCGGGGCTGTGAGCTCTACCGGGACGCCTCCCAGACCGTCTTCGGCCGGGGCGACGCGGACGCCCGGGTGGTCCTCGTCGGTGAGCAGCCCGGCGACATGGAGGACCAGAAGGGGCTGCCCTTCGTCGGCCCGGCCGGGCGGCTGCTCCGTCGGGCGGTCGACGACGCCGGTCTCGATCCCACCCAGCTCTACCTCACCAACGCCGTCAAGCATTTCCGGTTCGAGCTGCGCGGCAAGCGCCGCATCCACCAGACGCCCGACCGGGTACACATCACCGCCTGCCGGCCCTGGCTGGTCGCCGAGTTCGCCCGGCTCCGTCCGGAGATCGTGGTGGTGCTCGGTGCGACCGCGGCCAAGGCCCTGCTCGGGCCGACCTTCCGGGTCACCCGGCAGCGCGGTGAGCTGCTGCCCTGGCCCGCCGCCGCGCAGCACCCCGAGGACTTCGCCCGGGTGCCGGTCGACTCGGCGGGCACCGTGCTCGACGCCCCACCGGCCCGGCTGCTGGCCACCATCCACCCCTCGGCCGTGCTGCGCGCCGACAACCAGGAGATCGCCTACCAGGGGCTGGTCGACGACCTCACCGTCGCCGCCCGCGCCCTCGCCGGCTGACGCCACCTGGTGCGGGCGGCTGCACCCGACAAGGCCGCCGGTGCACGGCCTGATCGCGGCGGTCTTCGCCGGGACCGGCGGCCTGACCCTGGTCCGGGTACGCCGCCTGGAACGCCGGCTGGCCGGCCCGCCCGCCGGGTCTGCCGCCCGCCGGGTCCGCCGGCCCGTCCGCCGGCCCGTCCGCCGGGTTTGCCGGCCCGACCGCCGGGACTGTGGAGCCGGGCGACGGGGCCGCCGGGCAGTCCCGGCCGGTGCCCCCTGGGCAGGGCGGGAACCCGGTGCCAGACTGACCGGCATGGAGCAGCATCTCTACGAGCCCGTCCACGAGGAGTTCCGCGACCTGTGCCGGGAGTTCCTGACCCGGGAGGCGGTGCCGCACCACGACCGCTGGGAGGCCGAGGGCATCGTCGACCGGGACGTCTGGCGGAAGGCGGGCGCGGCCGGGTTGCTCGGCACGGACGTCGACCCCGCGTACGGCGGCGGTGGTCAGCGGGACTTCCGGTTCAACGCGGTGCTGGCCGAGGAGGTCGTCGCCGCCGGCTGCTCCGGGCTCGGTTTCGGGCTGCACAACGACGTGGTCGCGCCGTACCTGACCGAGCTGACCACCGACGCGCAGCGCGCCCGCTGGCTGCCCGGGTTCTGCTCGGGTGACCTGGTCACCGCGATCGCGATGAGCGAACCCGGGGCCGGCTCCGACCTGGCCGGCATCCGCACCACCGCGGTCCGCGACGGCGACGGGTGGGTGCTGAACGGGCAGAAGACCTTCATCACCAACGGTGAGCAGGCCGACCTGGTCGTGGTGGTCGCCAAGACCGCGCCGGAGCAGGGCGCGCACGGGGTCAGCCTGATCGCGGTGGAACGCGGCACACCCGGCTTCACCCGGGGCCGCCGGCTGGCCAAGGTGGGGCTGAAGGCCAACGACACCGCCGAGCTGTTCTTCGACGACTGCCGGGTGCCGGCGGAGAACCTGATCGGCACCGAGAACCACGGCTTCTACCACCTGATGGCGAACCTGCCCCGGGAGCGGCTCGGTATCGCCGTCGCCGCGGTCGCCGCCGCCGAACGGCTGCTCGCGGTCACCCTCGACTACGCCCGGGAACGGCAGGCGTTCGGCCGCCCGATCGGCGCCTTCCAGCACAACCGGTTCCTGCTGGCCGAACTGGACACCGAGGTGACCATCGCCCGGACCTTCCTCAACCACTGCGTCACCGAGTTCAACGCCGGCCGGCTCACCGTGGTCGACGCCGCCAAGGCGAAGTGGTGGACGACCGAGCTGCAGAACCGGGTCGCCGACCGCTGCCTGCAACTGCACGGCGGGTACGGCTACATGCTCGAGTACCCGGTGGCGAAGGCGTGGCTGGACGGCCGGGTGCAGACCATCTACGGCGGCACCACCGAGATCATGAAGGAGATCATCGGCCGGGGTCTCGACCTCTGACGGGAACCGGGCGGCGGCCCACGCACCGGGTACGCCAGGATGGGGGCCCCTGCCGAGGAGCCGCCGATGACCACCGACCTCACCGCCCCCGCCGGCGTACGTCCCGACGTGGTGCCGATCCAGCGGCGTACCCTGCGCCTGCTCTTCGGCACCCAGATCATCGGCGGGATCGGGCTGACCATCGGGATCTCGGTGGGGGCCCTGCTCGCCGAGCGGATCGCCGGGGCGGCGGTCGCCGGTCTGGCGCAGAGCGCGGCGGTGGTGGGCGGTGCGCTCCTCGCCGTACCGATCACCCGGATCATGTCCGGGTACGGCCGGCGGCCCGGCCTGGTGCTGGCGTACCTCGTCGGCGCGGTCGGTGGGGTCCTGGTGGTGACCGCCGCGACCGCCCGCTCGGTGCCGCTGCTCTTCCTCGGCATGCTGCTGTTCGGCGGCGGCTCGGCCGCGAACCTCCAGGCCCGGTACACCGCCGTGGACCTCGCCGAGCCGGCCCGGCGGGGTCGGCAGCTCTC
Proteins encoded in this region:
- a CDS encoding aminotransferase class I/II-fold pyridoxal phosphate-dependent enzyme, which translates into the protein MAVRYQITGGTAAEISASVESGIRDGALPPETSLPPVRALAAALAVSPATVARAYQELRQRGLVATAGRHGTRVRPRPPVASRRAALHPPPVPGTRDLSRGQPDLRLLPPLGPHLARLAERIGPAVGYATGGVLPELADVAGSRLTADGVPAGEITVTAGALDAIERLLAAHLRPGDPVAVEDPGWANLLDLVAVLGLRPVAVPVDDDGPTVSGVRDALALGARALIVTSRAQNPTGAAVSAGRAAALRELLAGRPDLLLIEDDHAAELSQLPLHPLAGATPRWAFVRSVSKPYGPDLRLAVLAGDEATVARVAGRMRIGPGWVSTLLQRLVLALWADPATTALVARAGESYQRRRAALLAALAGHGLTAHGRSGINVWLPVPDETGAVTALRDAGWSVAPGAHFRIGAPPAVRLTVSSLDDGEIGELADAVARALRPTRTDGFTA
- the leuE gene encoding leucine efflux protein LeuE gives rise to the protein MMADVLGITDFWTFVLGTVAIVLLPGPNSLFVLSTAARRGVGAGYRAAAGVFVGDALLMVLSAAGVASLLTAYPPLFLVIKYAGAAYLGYLGLVMLRGAWRRWRTRHDPATPRLIDSAEPAALRAPFRRALLISIVNPKAILFFISFFIQFVEPTYPWPALSFLALGLIVQVTSALYLTALIFAGTFLATQFRTRRRLTATATTGVAALFLGFSLKLATASAG
- a CDS encoding bifunctional pyridoxamine 5'-phosphate oxidase family protein/GNAT family N-acetyltransferase translates to MYTPTARTTPHRARDRMSYEGAAAHAVLDEAYHCTLGFVVDGEPRLLPTLHVRVGETLYLHGSTGSRPLLAARGPAGLAVCVSVTLLDGLVYARSQFHHSANYRSVVAHGVAHLVTDAEEKATVLAALVEKVAAGRAAQSRPPSRRELAETAVLALPLREVSVRARTGGVQDEPTDLELPYWAGVVPLRRERGLPEPDAGVSVPVPDALRPARSPWLDPVPMRGDHVRLAPLDESHTDELWAATADPEVWRHLGGPQPDGPVGMRDVIRSALLMHARGERVPWVLRCAVTGAVVGTTSFYEVDPTQRSVAIGYTFLGRPWWRTGVNTEAKLMLLRRAFDELGAVRVVWHTDIRNERSQRAIARLGAHREGVLRMHRQRPDGSWRDTVQYSMVVDEWPEAQRRLRERLRPVAPVAS
- a CDS encoding UdgX family uracil-DNA binding protein (This protein belongs to the uracil DNA glycosylase superfamily, members of which act in excision repair of DNA. However, it belongs more specifically to UdgX branch, whose founding member was found to bind uracil in DNA (where it does not belong), without cleaving it, appears to promote DNA repair by a pathway involving RecA, rather than base excision.) → MSEQTATAPGAQQFIPPQADTLDQLRAAATGCRGCELYRDASQTVFGRGDADARVVLVGEQPGDMEDQKGLPFVGPAGRLLRRAVDDAGLDPTQLYLTNAVKHFRFELRGKRRIHQTPDRVHITACRPWLVAEFARLRPEIVVVLGATAAKALLGPTFRVTRQRGELLPWPAAAQHPEDFARVPVDSAGTVLDAPPARLLATIHPSAVLRADNQEIAYQGLVDDLTVAARALAG
- a CDS encoding acyl-CoA dehydrogenase family protein encodes the protein MEQHLYEPVHEEFRDLCREFLTREAVPHHDRWEAEGIVDRDVWRKAGAAGLLGTDVDPAYGGGGQRDFRFNAVLAEEVVAAGCSGLGFGLHNDVVAPYLTELTTDAQRARWLPGFCSGDLVTAIAMSEPGAGSDLAGIRTTAVRDGDGWVLNGQKTFITNGEQADLVVVVAKTAPEQGAHGVSLIAVERGTPGFTRGRRLAKVGLKANDTAELFFDDCRVPAENLIGTENHGFYHLMANLPRERLGIAVAAVAAAERLLAVTLDYARERQAFGRPIGAFQHNRFLLAELDTEVTIARTFLNHCVTEFNAGRLTVVDAAKAKWWTTELQNRVADRCLQLHGGYGYMLEYPVAKAWLDGRVQTIYGGTTEIMKEIIGRGLDL